The following proteins come from a genomic window of Synergistaceae bacterium:
- a CDS encoding barstar family protein — MTMRVELDALRLQTKDEAHEYLRGALNFPEYYGGNLDALHDCLTELDDVQVEFVNTEKVSGSYFARVMEVFRDSAEENPGLKVLA; from the coding sequence ATGACGATGAGGGTTGAGCTTGATGCCCTGAGGCTTCAGACGAAGGACGAAGCACACGAGTACTTGCGCGGGGCTCTGAATTTCCCGGAGTATTACGGCGGGAATCTCGACGCTCTTCATGACTGCTTAACGGAACTTGATGATGTACAGGTTGAGTTCGTGAACACGGAGAAAGTCAGCGGAAGTTACTTCGCCAGAGTGATGGAGGTCTTCAGGGACAGTGCGGAGGAGAATCCGGGCTTGAAGGTCTTGGCCTGA
- the trxA gene encoding thioredoxin, protein MAVNVVENDDLSAVEAAPVALLDVWATWCGPCKMIAPVVEALSEEFADKAAFFKADADENKGIVKKLRVMSIPNIVLFKDGKVAARHVGFQTADELREWFTSNL, encoded by the coding sequence ATGGCAGTAAACGTTGTCGAGAATGATGATCTTTCTGCGGTAGAGGCAGCTCCCGTTGCTCTGCTGGATGTGTGGGCGACTTGGTGCGGGCCGTGCAAGATGATTGCGCCGGTCGTCGAGGCACTGTCTGAGGAGTTCGCGGACAAGGCGGCGTTCTTCAAGGCTGACGCTGACGAGAACAAAGGTATCGTGAAGAAGCTCCGTGTGATGAGCATCCCGAACATCGTGCTGTTCAAGGACGGCAAGGTAGCGGCTCGTCATGTGGGCTTCCAGACTGCGGACGAACTGCGCGAGTGGTTCACGTCGAACCTGTAA
- a CDS encoding glutathione peroxidase, translating to MSTVYDYSVFTPKGEEVKLSAFKGKVLVIVNTATGCGFTPQYEPLEKMYEAYHDRGLEIIDIPCNQFGGQAPGSDDEIHEFCTLNYDTQFEQFKKSNVNGPDELPLYTFLKAQKGFAGFGEGHKLAAVLDDMLGKADPDYAKKPDIKWNFTKFVVDRAGNVVARFEPTADMKAVEDFVVSLL from the coding sequence ATGAGCACTGTATATGATTATTCCGTCTTCACGCCCAAAGGCGAAGAGGTCAAGCTCTCTGCCTTCAAGGGCAAAGTTCTGGTCATCGTCAACACAGCGACGGGCTGCGGCTTCACTCCCCAGTACGAGCCCCTCGAAAAAATGTACGAGGCTTATCACGACAGAGGCCTCGAGATCATTGATATCCCCTGCAACCAGTTCGGCGGGCAGGCACCCGGCTCTGATGACGAGATTCACGAGTTCTGCACCCTCAACTACGACACGCAGTTTGAGCAGTTCAAGAAGTCCAACGTGAACGGCCCGGATGAACTCCCTCTGTATACGTTCCTGAAGGCTCAGAAGGGCTTTGCTGGATTTGGCGAAGGACACAAGCTGGCGGCTGTACTTGATGACATGCTCGGCAAAGCTGACCCTGATTACGCGAAGAAGCCCGACATCAAGTGGAACTTCACTAAGTTCGTCGTTGACCGCGCAGGGAATGTTGTTGCGCGTTTCGAGCCTACTGCTGACATGAAGGCAGTAGAAGATTTCGTTGTGTCCCTGCTGTAG